A window of Halodesulfovibrio aestuarii DSM 17919 = ATCC 29578 contains these coding sequences:
- a CDS encoding methyl-accepting chemotaxis protein, translating to MKFKSLKVKLLLIISCCSIVFIGALLAVSINFTRTAAIETARVMTQDAAEKQASLVKREFDEGFATARTLANTVEGIKAFSDRPDRDHLSAIMKQIALKQNRLYGVWMATESMKFDGRDSQYTDDGKFSSPDGRFVPYWSKPDGTMTLAPCSTLNGTWYTYSRDTREESATVVTEYTSNSGLKFSVSSLSVPVIVDNNVIGVVGVDLSADFLTGIVNNISAFNGNCTMSLIASDGTIQAATRLPELFGKSFASSVQGGAPLLQKAMHGEISVSETAEELRVLVPVTLGNAKKNWVVSLAVPMDIVLANANEITNTLIITGVAGILIALAGIFYLVGLISRPIIETSSVISKIAEGDLTVRCHPKGQDEIAEMQNAVNSMASTLQKNMEEIDENMKEVQLRSEEAERATAKAEQAQEEAAKAHRNGQLAAAGQLEVLVDNLTNVSSELDTQVRTTSEGVEQQNSRNSETATAMEEMNSTILEVARNASEAATSVEAVYHEAQSGLEVVGESVSTIQNVYSLSEHLKDEMGKLGGQVESISDILNVISDIADQTNLLALNAAIEAARAGDAGRGFAVVADEVRKLAENTMDATSRVGNAIQTIQSGTHQNIEAMTNTANAVENATKLVTESGDAFGRIVAKVTPATDQVRAIATAAEQQSAASEEITQAIEDINHISTITAEKMQEAELSVNTLSDVSDSLKNMMHSLQKG from the coding sequence ATGAAGTTTAAATCTCTTAAAGTGAAACTTCTTTTAATTATTTCATGCTGTTCAATAGTATTCATAGGGGCCTTGCTGGCTGTATCCATTAATTTTACACGGACAGCAGCTATAGAAACTGCCCGTGTGATGACACAAGATGCTGCAGAAAAACAGGCATCACTCGTTAAACGAGAATTTGATGAAGGTTTCGCAACAGCCCGTACTCTGGCAAACACAGTTGAAGGCATAAAAGCCTTCTCTGATAGACCAGATCGTGACCATCTCTCGGCTATTATGAAACAAATCGCGCTAAAACAAAATCGACTCTACGGTGTCTGGATGGCAACTGAGTCCATGAAATTTGACGGAAGAGACAGCCAATATACAGATGACGGTAAATTCAGCAGTCCTGACGGCAGGTTTGTCCCGTATTGGAGCAAGCCGGACGGAACAATGACATTAGCACCATGTAGCACCTTAAACGGGACATGGTACACGTATAGCCGCGACACCCGTGAAGAATCTGCGACGGTTGTAACAGAATACACCAGCAATTCCGGTTTAAAATTCAGCGTTTCCAGCCTTTCCGTACCGGTTATCGTTGATAATAACGTTATCGGTGTTGTCGGAGTCGATTTATCCGCTGATTTTTTAACTGGTATTGTTAATAATATCTCTGCATTTAACGGCAACTGCACCATGAGCTTAATTGCCTCTGACGGAACTATTCAGGCCGCAACTCGACTGCCTGAGCTGTTTGGTAAATCTTTCGCGTCATCCGTCCAAGGAGGTGCACCACTCTTGCAAAAAGCAATGCATGGTGAGATCTCTGTTAGTGAAACAGCTGAAGAATTACGTGTGCTGGTACCTGTAACATTAGGCAACGCCAAAAAGAACTGGGTTGTGTCTTTGGCTGTTCCAATGGATATTGTTCTAGCAAATGCAAACGAGATTACGAACACTCTTATCATAACCGGAGTTGCAGGCATTTTGATTGCACTCGCAGGTATCTTCTACCTTGTTGGGCTCATTTCTCGTCCAATAATAGAAACGTCCTCTGTTATTTCCAAAATTGCTGAAGGTGATCTTACTGTTCGCTGTCATCCAAAAGGACAAGATGAAATCGCTGAAATGCAGAACGCTGTAAACAGCATGGCAAGTACTCTTCAGAAAAACATGGAAGAAATTGATGAAAATATGAAGGAAGTCCAGCTTCGCTCTGAGGAAGCTGAACGTGCTACAGCCAAAGCAGAACAGGCACAGGAGGAAGCTGCCAAAGCGCATCGTAATGGTCAGCTTGCTGCTGCCGGTCAGCTGGAAGTACTCGTAGACAACCTGACAAATGTTTCTTCTGAGCTTGATACACAGGTACGCACCACCTCTGAAGGCGTTGAGCAGCAAAATTCACGAAACAGTGAAACAGCAACCGCCATGGAAGAAATGAACAGCACCATTCTGGAAGTTGCACGAAATGCTTCCGAAGCGGCAACCAGTGTCGAGGCTGTATACCACGAAGCACAATCCGGCCTTGAGGTTGTTGGAGAATCTGTTTCTACGATTCAAAATGTCTACTCACTCAGTGAACATCTCAAAGATGAAATGGGAAAATTAGGCGGGCAGGTTGAATCCATCAGCGATATTCTCAATGTTATCAGCGACATTGCAGACCAGACAAACCTGCTGGCGTTGAACGCAGCAATTGAAGCTGCACGGGCCGGTGATGCGGGACGTGGATTCGCAGTAGTTGCTGATGAAGTACGAAAACTCGCAGAAAATACCATGGACGCAACCAGCCGTGTGGGCAACGCAATTCAAACAATCCAGTCTGGAACGCATCAGAACATTGAAGCAATGACCAACACCGCCAATGCTGTTGAAAATGCAACTAAGCTTGTAACAGAATCCGGTGACGCATTCGGACGTATTGTCGCTAAAGTTACTCCTGCAACCGATCAGGTAAGAGCGATTGCAACAGCAGCCGAACAACAGTCAGCCGCCAGCGAAGAGATTACACAGGCAATCGAAGACATTAATCACATTTCCACAATCACCGCAGAAAAAATGCAAGAAGCAGAACTGTCAGTTAACACTCTTTCAGATGTTTCTGATTCTCTCAAAAATATGATGCATTCCCTGCAAAAAGGATAG
- a CDS encoding PLP-dependent aminotransferase family protein translates to MQVVSKDFKYQSLEHYLIDMINSGRFHVGEKLPSLRDVSQKMHVSLATVTHAYMELEKKGVIEARPRSGYYVRQKVAPLPIPDSPEHDVQMGKLSRTQLIQTVLGIVGEKGMLPFGCICADSSLLPHKALARIMNSVLRTYGQDVMGYESIQGNSLLRKQVGWRMQEHGCKVTGNDVLVTFGAMEALYLALRSTTRPGDNVVIQSPTYFCFLQLLENLGLRAIEVASCPTNGISPRDLDRAFSRFDIAACILAPNFNNPDGALIPDTVKQEIVTLCESYKVPLIEDDVSGDLYCDADGRPRPLKSFDSKGNVIHCSSFSKTISPGFRVGYMIPGKKMNKALEIKATTNVSCSTPTQLAIGKYLEEGLYDRHLRKLRTSICNQRTMMQQYLPEYFPEGTRATQPKGGGVLWVELPKNVDGTKLFFDVKKHNISIAPGAIFSTSESFSNFIRLSCVGFWNDAMRAGLETIGRLANEQVEQKP, encoded by the coding sequence ATGCAGGTGGTTTCAAAGGATTTTAAGTACCAGAGTTTAGAGCATTATTTGATCGACATGATCAACTCCGGCCGGTTTCATGTCGGGGAAAAACTTCCCTCATTGCGCGACGTCAGCCAAAAAATGCATGTCTCACTTGCAACTGTAACTCATGCGTATATGGAGTTGGAAAAAAAAGGTGTGATTGAAGCAAGACCCCGCTCAGGCTACTATGTGCGGCAGAAAGTTGCTCCTTTACCTATTCCGGATTCGCCAGAGCATGATGTGCAGATGGGAAAGTTAAGCAGGACGCAGCTCATTCAGACAGTACTTGGTATTGTTGGGGAAAAAGGAATGCTGCCATTCGGCTGTATCTGCGCGGATAGCTCTTTACTCCCGCATAAGGCGCTGGCTCGAATAATGAACTCTGTTCTTAGGACATATGGACAGGACGTTATGGGCTATGAGTCTATTCAAGGTAATTCATTGCTACGCAAGCAGGTTGGCTGGAGAATGCAGGAGCATGGCTGCAAGGTAACAGGCAATGATGTTCTGGTAACATTTGGAGCTATGGAAGCATTGTATCTGGCTCTGCGCTCCACGACACGCCCCGGGGACAATGTAGTCATTCAGTCGCCGACCTATTTTTGTTTCCTTCAGTTGCTGGAAAATCTCGGGCTTAGAGCTATTGAAGTAGCCTCCTGTCCGACTAATGGTATTTCCCCACGTGATTTGGATAGAGCTTTTTCCCGCTTTGATATTGCAGCATGTATTCTTGCGCCTAACTTTAACAATCCTGACGGTGCTCTTATTCCAGACACAGTGAAGCAGGAGATAGTAACACTTTGTGAGTCTTACAAGGTCCCGTTGATTGAAGACGATGTTTCCGGTGATCTGTATTGTGATGCGGATGGCCGCCCGCGTCCTCTTAAGTCTTTTGATTCAAAAGGAAATGTTATTCACTGTTCTTCTTTTTCAAAAACAATTTCCCCCGGTTTTCGTGTCGGCTATATGATTCCGGGTAAGAAGATGAACAAGGCTTTGGAAATTAAGGCAACAACAAATGTTTCTTGTTCAACGCCTACACAGTTAGCTATCGGGAAATATCTTGAAGAAGGGCTATACGACAGGCATCTGCGGAAATTACGTACGAGCATCTGTAACCAGAGGACGATGATGCAGCAGTACCTTCCGGAATATTTTCCCGAAGGAACGAGAGCAACACAGCCTAAAGGTGGCGGTGTCTTATGGGTAGAACTGCCTAAGAACGTGGATGGAACAAAATTATTTTTTGATGTGAAAAAGCATAATATCAGCATTGCACCGGGAGCAATTTTTTCTACCAGCGAAAGTTTTTCCAACTTTATCCGGCTCTCCTGTGTAGGGTTCTGGAATGATGCAATGCGAGCGGGTCTGGAAACAATCGGGCGTCTTGCAAACGAGCAGGTTGAGCAGAAGCCTTAA
- a CDS encoding AzlC family ABC transporter permease: MQSEAIETTATPTDYNKSALRSGIIDGFKQALPIIVGFIPVGFTFGVLATKNGLPGHLTVLMSFLVFAGSSQFVAVSLFAASMSPITIVITTFIVNLRHLLMSAAIAPHLSKISLSRKLLFGFQLIDESFAIHMANIDRNNFGETQAVTVNCIAHFCWTAGTLLGVCGSHLITNIKPLGFDYALPAMFMVLLIWQVKSNMHAIVALVSAGAAIGLYLAGAEQLCVIIASIIGATAGVFLCNIRKKQS; the protein is encoded by the coding sequence ATGCAAAGTGAAGCAATTGAAACCACAGCCACACCCACCGATTATAACAAGAGTGCTCTTCGCTCCGGTATAATAGATGGGTTCAAACAAGCTCTCCCGATCATCGTCGGGTTTATTCCCGTAGGATTTACCTTTGGTGTACTTGCCACAAAAAACGGACTTCCGGGCCATCTGACCGTACTCATGTCATTTCTTGTTTTTGCGGGGTCATCCCAGTTCGTTGCAGTCAGTCTGTTTGCGGCATCCATGTCGCCAATTACAATTGTCATCACAACCTTTATTGTAAACCTCCGGCATTTACTTATGTCCGCAGCCATAGCACCACATCTTTCCAAAATATCGCTATCCCGTAAGCTGTTATTCGGTTTCCAACTGATTGACGAAAGCTTTGCCATACACATGGCAAATATAGACAGAAATAATTTCGGGGAAACACAGGCTGTTACAGTTAACTGTATCGCACATTTTTGCTGGACAGCCGGTACACTACTTGGGGTCTGTGGATCGCACCTTATTACCAACATAAAACCGCTCGGCTTTGATTATGCACTACCAGCCATGTTCATGGTACTGCTGATCTGGCAGGTAAAATCCAACATGCACGCAATCGTAGCACTTGTTTCTGCTGGAGCAGCTATTGGTTTATATCTGGCAGGTGCTGAGCAACTCTGTGTAATTATAGCCTCTATTATCGGCGCAACAGCAGGAGTATTTTTATGCAATATTCGCAAGAAACAATCTTAG
- a CDS encoding AzlD domain-containing protein: protein MQYSQETILVTIVGMMVVTYLPRLLPIALLSNKQFPAVVTQWLSYVPAAILSALLAPSLFIHNNNFSLSFDNMYLWSAIPVLIVAIRTKSFFGTIVTGMVVIAGWRYLLAM from the coding sequence ATGCAATATTCGCAAGAAACAATCTTAGTTACAATAGTCGGTATGATGGTCGTAACCTACCTCCCCAGATTGCTTCCCATCGCCCTTCTTTCTAACAAACAATTCCCAGCTGTTGTTACACAGTGGCTTAGCTATGTACCGGCAGCAATTTTGAGCGCCTTACTTGCTCCGTCGTTATTCATCCATAATAATAACTTTTCCCTCTCATTCGACAATATGTATCTATGGTCTGCAATTCCGGTACTCATTGTTGCTATCCGTACAAAAAGTTTTTTCGGAACCATTGTAACCGGAATGGTAGTTATAGCCGGTTGGCGTTATCTTCTGGCTATGTAG
- a CDS encoding TetR/AcrR family transcriptional regulator, giving the protein MESKLNRKQRTEQKTRHTILASGVRILQSHGLKNFTMDKVAEHAGIAKGTLYLYFKNKNDLLLSVADYCFKPLHDEVLKIFTKNISPVEKLQQYISETTRHTEQNRALFYELKIVWLTLFEKVINDTSSIYWEMVHIFAQTFEDGVTQNLLRPMDTEKVALFFIDSIDRVMFRKIFSKANESAEDDASELLNIYLHGLAL; this is encoded by the coding sequence GTGGAAAGCAAGTTAAATAGAAAACAACGAACAGAACAAAAAACACGGCATACTATTCTAGCCAGTGGTGTCCGAATACTGCAATCTCACGGCTTAAAGAATTTTACTATGGATAAAGTTGCAGAACATGCTGGAATAGCTAAAGGAACTTTGTACCTTTACTTCAAAAATAAAAACGACCTTCTACTTTCTGTTGCAGACTATTGTTTTAAACCATTGCATGATGAAGTACTAAAAATTTTTACTAAAAACATCAGCCCTGTAGAGAAGCTACAACAATATATTTCTGAAACCACTCGCCATACAGAGCAAAATAGAGCCTTATTTTATGAACTAAAAATCGTTTGGCTTACTCTTTTTGAAAAAGTCATCAACGATACCAGCTCAATATATTGGGAAATGGTCCACATTTTTGCTCAAACATTTGAGGACGGAGTAACCCAAAACTTACTCCGCCCGATGGACACAGAAAAAGTTGCACTATTTTTTATTGATTCAATAGACAGAGTAATGTTTCGAAAAATTTTTTCCAAAGCAAATGAGTCAGCTGAAGATGATGCTAGTGAGCTACTCAATATATATTTACACGGACTGGCATTATAA
- a CDS encoding response regulator translates to MKNSPKKPIRVLVVDNHEIFRIGLREGLSSTSEVTVVGEASNGNEALSKARHLLPDIILMNIGMPVMNGIQTSLEIKKSNLTSKIIILTHKTEGDTVFSAIKSGAMGYLLKDISLTELTQNICKVQRGEPAFTPSIALEALSLIASPGEHKHTEPHPLTPREVEILQLVAEGKGNKSIADELTVSEATVSTHMNNILTKLHLSNRVQATLYALRKGLSSLS, encoded by the coding sequence ATGAAAAACAGCCCTAAAAAACCGATTCGGGTTCTGGTAGTCGATAATCACGAAATATTTCGGATTGGCCTACGAGAAGGCCTTTCATCAACTTCTGAAGTAACTGTTGTCGGTGAAGCTTCAAACGGTAACGAAGCACTTTCAAAAGCGAGACACTTACTACCGGACATCATTTTAATGAATATTGGCATGCCCGTGATGAACGGGATACAAACAAGTCTGGAAATTAAAAAAAGCAATCTCACCAGTAAAATTATTATTCTTACACATAAGACTGAAGGTGATACTGTTTTTTCAGCAATTAAGTCTGGCGCAATGGGATACCTGCTCAAGGACATATCACTAACCGAACTCACACAAAACATTTGTAAAGTTCAAAGAGGTGAACCTGCCTTTACGCCTTCTATTGCTCTTGAAGCCCTTTCCCTTATTGCCTCTCCGGGTGAGCATAAACACACAGAACCACACCCCCTTACCCCTAGAGAGGTCGAAATTCTTCAACTAGTTGCAGAAGGAAAAGGAAACAAAAGTATTGCCGATGAACTCACAGTCAGTGAAGCAACTGTGAGCACACATATGAACAATATTCTTACAAAGCTGCACTTGTCCAACAGAGTGCAAGCAACACTATATGCTCTCCGCAAGGGATTATCTTCTCTTTCTTAG
- a CDS encoding outer membrane homotrimeric porin, protein MKRIIVLALAACMVLGAAFSASAAEFKASGFLYAGYDYLNVDNNGKTNDFSQRFRSQIDIVASESLSGTVFFEIDQTWGHANGNIGNNSGGALGADGVNIETKRAYMTFLVPSTSVQVRAGIQGLALPGAVAGSPVINHDVAAIVASTSFGKVDATAFFARPYDADASSTTADLFGAIVSANLDVVTVSPYIMVSNNGHDSGALNGNEAQWYGVAVEATPVENLTLAFDGIYGAVESQDDGFFLAGKAAYATDFAVPAFLAWYGSGNDSDGEGIMPTLEGLDFVPCTLVGFGAAATSSDALFGSAIGKWGVSLQASEMSFIEKVSHTVRATYIRGTNDDDLAANITNWSDDDSAVEFDFVTTYAAYDNLDIIVDLAYAVTDLDDAAPSTDDVFKAAIGAQYNF, encoded by the coding sequence ATGAAACGTATTATCGTTCTCGCACTTGCTGCATGCATGGTGCTTGGTGCTGCTTTTAGCGCATCTGCTGCTGAATTTAAGGCTTCCGGTTTCCTCTACGCTGGTTACGACTACCTTAACGTAGATAACAACGGCAAAACAAATGATTTCTCTCAGCGTTTCCGCTCCCAGATCGACATCGTTGCATCTGAGTCCCTCTCCGGTACCGTATTCTTCGAAATCGACCAGACTTGGGGTCATGCAAATGGCAACATCGGTAACAACTCCGGTGGTGCTCTTGGTGCTGACGGCGTTAACATCGAAACCAAACGTGCTTACATGACCTTCCTCGTACCTTCCACTTCCGTTCAGGTTCGTGCTGGTATCCAGGGTCTTGCTCTTCCAGGCGCAGTTGCTGGTTCTCCAGTAATCAACCATGACGTTGCTGCTATCGTAGCTAGCACTTCTTTCGGTAAAGTTGATGCAACTGCATTCTTCGCACGTCCTTACGACGCTGATGCTTCTAGCACAACTGCTGACCTCTTCGGTGCTATCGTTTCTGCAAACCTCGACGTAGTAACTGTTAGCCCTTACATCATGGTTTCTAACAACGGTCACGACTCCGGCGCCCTCAACGGCAACGAAGCACAGTGGTACGGTGTTGCAGTAGAAGCTACTCCAGTTGAAAACCTCACTCTCGCATTCGACGGTATCTACGGTGCTGTTGAGTCTCAGGACGATGGCTTCTTCTTAGCTGGTAAAGCTGCTTACGCAACTGACTTCGCAGTTCCTGCATTCCTCGCATGGTACGGTTCCGGTAACGACAGCGACGGCGAAGGCATCATGCCTACTCTCGAAGGTCTTGACTTCGTTCCTTGTACTCTTGTTGGTTTCGGTGCTGCTGCTACTTCTTCCGATGCACTCTTCGGTAGCGCAATCGGCAAATGGGGCGTATCTCTTCAGGCTTCTGAAATGTCCTTCATCGAAAAAGTTTCCCACACTGTTCGCGCAACCTACATTCGTGGCACTAACGACGACGACCTCGCAGCTAACATCACAAACTGGTCCGATGATGATTCTGCAGTTGAATTTGACTTCGTAACCACTTACGCTGCATACGATAACCTCGACATTATCGTTGACCTTGCTTACGCAGTAACTGATCTCGACGACGCTGCTCCTAGCACTGACGACGTTTTCAAAGCTGCTATCGGCGCACAGTACAACTTCTAA
- a CDS encoding SEL1-like repeat protein: MFSSVKKLFTKASLHSSLEQALTAYNNEEYELAISLFESSGRNITPEALYYLGTCYYWGQGTEPSQERGLRLFIASAEQGYSRAQLELGDIYRYGHGVTADNKTALQWYERAQAAGSVDATAEVARCYEYGDGVEQSASKALTLYAEAAEGGNAMAQYSLACFYTQGVEVEYDPITAFYWFKLAADQDFADAYIHVAASYARGEGVDTDLNKAITWYAKAAKHGNAVAQNNMGYYYTTGTGVVQDEKKATFWYYQAAKQGHAIAQYNLAERYRTGKAIEQNLEEAAYLYLESAKQDDKDAQYRIAMCYKYGEGVEKNLGEFAYWIEKAANQGLQKAIEEIDLYVKPEMPPMEMQEVESSNVE; this comes from the coding sequence GTGTTTTCTTCCGTAAAAAAACTGTTCACCAAAGCATCCCTGCATTCTTCTCTTGAGCAAGCCCTTACGGCTTACAATAACGAAGAATACGAACTCGCCATTTCTCTTTTTGAATCATCGGGACGGAATATAACTCCTGAGGCACTCTATTACCTTGGCACATGCTATTACTGGGGACAGGGAACAGAGCCCAGTCAGGAAAGAGGTCTTCGCCTCTTTATTGCCTCTGCGGAACAAGGATACAGTCGGGCGCAGCTTGAGCTTGGAGACATCTATCGTTACGGGCATGGAGTGACTGCAGACAACAAAACAGCTCTTCAATGGTATGAACGCGCACAGGCTGCAGGCAGTGTTGATGCCACCGCAGAGGTGGCTCGCTGTTATGAATACGGTGACGGTGTTGAGCAGTCTGCCAGCAAAGCTCTCACACTATACGCAGAGGCGGCTGAAGGCGGCAATGCTATGGCACAATACTCTCTTGCTTGCTTCTACACTCAAGGCGTTGAAGTAGAATACGACCCTATCACCGCATTCTATTGGTTCAAGCTCGCTGCGGATCAGGACTTTGCAGATGCATATATTCATGTGGCTGCAAGCTATGCACGCGGGGAAGGCGTTGATACCGACCTGAACAAAGCTATTACATGGTATGCGAAGGCGGCCAAACATGGTAATGCTGTTGCACAAAATAATATGGGATATTATTACACAACAGGTACCGGCGTTGTGCAGGATGAAAAAAAAGCAACCTTCTGGTATTACCAAGCAGCTAAGCAAGGTCATGCTATTGCACAATACAACCTTGCAGAGCGCTACCGAACCGGAAAGGCGATTGAACAGAATCTAGAAGAAGCAGCCTATCTGTATCTCGAATCTGCAAAGCAAGATGATAAAGATGCGCAATACCGTATAGCAATGTGCTATAAGTACGGCGAAGGTGTCGAAAAAAATCTGGGAGAATTTGCGTATTGGATAGAAAAAGCAGCAAATCAGGGGCTACAGAAAGCTATTGAGGAAATCGATTTATATGTAAAACCGGAAATGCCGCCAATGGAAATGCAGGAAGTTGAGTCTTCGAATGTAGAGTAA
- a CDS encoding YhcH/YjgK/YiaL family protein produces MILDVLEHAARYEALSPYFAEAFAFLRREDLHDLPDGQYEIQGRKLFATVVHQQGKSVDEAKLEAHDEYVDIQFVMKGNERMGWKSRGDISVPAEKPEEYPDVYFYDEPPVSWNTVLPGSFAIFFPEDAHMPMISDDEIHKVILKVAVNL; encoded by the coding sequence ATGATTTTAGATGTTTTGGAGCATGCTGCAAGATATGAAGCGTTATCACCATATTTTGCTGAAGCCTTTGCCTTTTTGCGCCGTGAGGATCTGCATGACTTGCCGGACGGGCAGTATGAGATACAGGGCCGCAAACTGTTTGCTACAGTAGTCCATCAACAGGGTAAATCTGTTGATGAGGCAAAGCTCGAAGCGCATGACGAATACGTCGATATACAGTTTGTGATGAAGGGTAATGAGCGTATGGGGTGGAAGTCGCGAGGTGACATATCCGTGCCTGCTGAAAAGCCGGAAGAATATCCTGATGTGTACTTTTACGATGAGCCACCGGTTAGCTGGAATACTGTTTTGCCGGGAAGCTTCGCTATCTTCTTTCCTGAAGATGCACACATGCCTATGATTTCAGATGATGAAATTCATAAGGTAATTCTGAAGGTTGCGGTGAATTTATAG
- a CDS encoding pyridoxamine 5'-phosphate oxidase family protein → MRRKDKDVTGEELVDEVLDAVAVCRLGMCVDNKPYVVPLNFVHQGTTLFIHCAKSGRKIDVLNSNPNVFIEVTREGAFVPSSTTENICNSGYTFQCLMANGIVEFVQDVEEKKRVLDAVCAKYYGKAGTMPASEVRRTCILKIELTDISVKQAGDWS, encoded by the coding sequence ATGAGGCGAAAAGATAAAGATGTTACTGGAGAAGAGCTTGTTGATGAAGTGCTAGATGCTGTGGCTGTCTGTCGTTTAGGAATGTGTGTAGACAATAAGCCGTATGTCGTTCCTCTAAATTTTGTGCATCAGGGAACGACTCTGTTCATTCACTGTGCAAAAAGCGGTAGAAAAATTGACGTACTGAATAGCAATCCGAATGTATTTATTGAAGTAACTCGTGAGGGGGCGTTTGTTCCATCATCAACTACTGAAAATATATGTAACAGTGGGTATACCTTCCAATGTTTAATGGCGAACGGAATCGTTGAGTTTGTTCAGGATGTTGAAGAAAAGAAACGAGTTTTGGATGCTGTTTGTGCGAAGTATTATGGCAAGGCAGGAACAATGCCTGCTTCGGAAGTTCGTCGTACTTGTATATTGAAAATTGAGCTTACAGATATCAGTGTGAAACAGGCTGGCGACTGGTCATGA
- a CDS encoding winged helix-turn-helix domain-containing protein — MTTGAPTMRIHLWLETSSGVLMGQGRLQLLEYIEHTGSLSAAAKALGMSYRAAWGKIKASEKILGVKLLEQQAGKGSSAQLSTAAKHLISSYKKWLDNVEQYALSSAAEHFGYAPDKYWSIKDLPSPVISRE; from the coding sequence ATGACAACTGGCGCTCCAACAATGCGAATTCACCTATGGCTCGAAACCTCTTCGGGGGTTCTTATGGGACAAGGAAGATTACAACTACTTGAATACATAGAGCACACTGGTTCACTCAGTGCGGCAGCTAAAGCGTTGGGTATGTCGTACAGGGCAGCTTGGGGAAAAATTAAGGCATCTGAAAAAATCCTCGGTGTGAAATTGCTAGAGCAGCAAGCCGGGAAAGGTTCCTCAGCTCAGCTCAGTACAGCAGCGAAGCATCTTATTTCATCCTATAAAAAATGGCTGGATAACGTAGAACAGTATGCACTCTCATCCGCTGCAGAACACTTCGGGTATGCACCTGACAAGTATTGGTCAATAAAAGACCTTCCTTCTCCCGTAATTTCAAGAGAATAA